In Chitinophagaceae bacterium, the DNA window AAAAGATGATCAATCGCACATGGACAGCTTACGGAGTTGCTACGGATGAAAAAACTATAGGACCGGCTTGGACCGATGCATCACACTACTCCACCTTGAATCAATTGGATAGTCTTGTAAGTGTTGACATTGTTTTCACAAACGATAAATCGAAATGGTCACAATGTGTGGTGGTGGAATTGGAAACAGATGAACAACTTAGTCAGGGTGATGCCGCTAAATTCGATATTCGCGACGCACCCTCAAAAGATAAGGATGGAAACGAGATTGCAACTGATAAGGGCAGGTCATGGTTCCCGGGATATGCCATCAATCCGGAAACCGGAGAACGTCTCAATATTTTCTTTGGTGAAGATTCCTGGCTTTCTGGCCAGAATGGAAGAGATATGATCTGGAATCCCACATCTGATATTACTTCTCCGACCTTCAATGAAGTTTGGGTAGGCGGGAAACATTACATCTATGTTACGCGTGAGAAGTATGACAGTTGTAAATCTTTCCAGCAATATCTGCAGTCAGGTACAAGTCTTGACAAGCGCAACGTGTATAAAAAAGTTTGTTGGGTTTCAATGCCTTTATTGAATATCGGGTATCAATTCAAGAGTTTGGCAGATGGGCTGATTCCTACAACTACCACTCTTAAATTCAGGGTGAGCAAACCTTATAAAGTGTACTTTACTGACGATGTACAGAATAATGGTATGCCGAGGTACACTTTCAATACTAATAATATTGCAGCGAAAACAGGTGATTTGCCAACGGCGATAAATGCGCTTGATACGATCAGCATTGTTCCGAATCCATACTATGCATATTCCACTTACGAGGTGAGCCAGATTGATAACAGGGTTAAAATAACGAACCTGCCGCAGAAATGTACAATCACCATTTTCGCTCTGGATGGAACAAGAATACGGCAGATAAATCGCGATGATGCTTCTGTAACTTCATACGACTGGGACCTGAAGAACGATGCGCAAATTCCAATAGCAAGCGGGGTGTACATTATTCATATAAATGCTCCGGGCATAGGTGAAAAAACACTGAAATGGTTTGGTGTATTGCGCCCAACTGACCTTGATTCGTACTAATAACTTTTAAACGGGAAGAAATGATTAAATCTCTAAAGTTTGTTTTGATTTTGCTGCTGGTATCTTTTGGTGCATTTGCCGGCAATAAAGATCGCCAGGGTGAAGCCGGTGCCTCAGAATTACTGATCAATCCGTGGGCAAGAAGTTCAGGATGGGACGGACTCAATACTGCATGTATTCATGGCATTGAAGCCATTAACATGAATGTTGCGGGACTTGCATTTACCAGAAAGACAGAATTGGTGTTTGCGCATACCAATTGGCTGGGAGGAACGGGCATATCTTTCAATGCACTGGGCTTTGCACAAACACTTGGCAAAGGAGGCGGTGTATTGGGATTGAGTATCATGACGATTGATTTTGGAGATATTCCGATCACTACCACTGCTTCACCGGAAGGAGGTCTTGGCACCTTCAGCCCGCAGTTTTTTAATGGAGCACTTGCTTATTCTAAAGTGTTTTCAAATAGTATTTATGGTGGATTTGCGGTGCGTGTAATTTCTGAATCACTCGCAGATGTAAATGCCATTGGTGTTGCCTTTGATGCAGGAATACAGTATGTAACCGGTCCTGAGGCGGACCCAACAAAAGTGAAATTTGGTATCGCTTTAAGAAATGTTGGAGCTCCTATGAGATATGGTGGAGACGGCCTTTCCTTCAGAGGCCAGTCACCGGAAGGAGATTATGAAATGACTGTCGAACAACGGGCACAAGGATATGAATTACCATCCTTATTGAATATCGGTGGTTCCTATGATTTCAAGTTTGGTGATTCCGGAAAACCCAATCACAGACTTACTGTGGCAGCTAACTTCACATCGCATTCATTTACCCAGGATCAGTTCGGTGGAGGTTTGGAATATGCATTTAAGGAAATGATCATGGTTCGTGGTGGTTATAACTATCAGGGTGGCCTTACAGATCCTGATAATAGAGTAACGGCTCTTACAGGTTTTGCAGGAGGCGTTACCTTTGAAGTGCCATTAAAACAAAATGGTGCTACACTTGGCATTGATTATTCCTACAGAACCAGCAGCCCATTTGATGGTACCCATTCAATCGGTATCAGAATGAATTTGTAAGTTTGCCCTTCTAATAAAAAAACAGAAACGCTTCTTGGCAAAGGAAGCGTTTCTTTTTTCTTTAACCATCACAACAACTCGAAGAAAATGGCTGAAACTACCTATCTAACTGCCGAAGGATTGGAAAAACTTAAAAAGGAGTTAATCCATATGCGGACCAAGGGACGAGCTGAAATTGCAAAGCAAATTCAGGAGGCTCGCGAAAAGGGAGACCTTTCGGAAAATGCAGAATATGATGCTGCGAAGGATGCACAAGGAATGCTGGAGATGAAAATTTCAAAACTGGAAGAAGCACTTTCTAACGCCAGGATCATGGATACATCAAAGTTGGACACTTCAAAAGTGATGGTGCTTTCAAAAGTAAAGGTGAAAAACCTGCAGACAAAGCAAATCAGTTTGTATATGTTGGTTTCGGAGAAGGAAGCGGATTTCAAAACCGGTAAAATCTCAGTTTCTTCACCAATCGGAAAGGGGTTTTTAGGAAAGTCGGTGGGAGAGGTGACAGAGATCGAAGTGCCTTCCGGCAAATTGAAATTTCAGATCATGGAAATTTCTCTCTGAAAATTTAATAACCCATGGCCAGCATTTTCACCCGGATTATCAATCATGAGATACCAGCTTTCATTGTTGCGGAAAATGATGAATACATCGCTTTTCTAGATGTATTTCCATTGGTTATAGGCCACGTATTGGTAGTGCCGAAAAAAGAAACAGATTATATTTTTGATATTGATGATGATCAGCTATCAGGACTCATGCTATTTGCAAAAAAGGTGGCAGTTGCAGTGCAAAAATCAGTTCCGTGTAAACGTATTGGCGTTGCAGTAATCGGATTGGAAGTGCCGCATGCGCATATACATCTTGTTCCACTTCAGCATATTGATGATTTAAATTTCAGCAAACCCAAGCTGAAAATAGCTGCGGATAAATTAGAGGAAACGGCAACTATTATCCGTTCAAATGTGGCAATTTGACCGGAGTTATTGCTGCGAATGCAGTGCTACCACATTTCCTTCTGAATCTGCAAAGAACGCCATGTATCCTATTTCGGGCGAAATTTGTGTTTTAGGCATAACTACCTTTCCTCCTGCAGCTTCCACCTTGCTCAGGGCATCAGCAAGATCAGGATTCCCATTCAGGTAAATTTTGGCACCATCACCGCTTGGTGTATGCATGTCGCTTTTTACCAAGGCTCCCGATGCTTTTCCGTTGCCCGGTTCATTAGGAAATGAGCACATTTCCATTCCCATCATGTTATCCGTTTGCATCTCTATTCCAAAGATTGTTTCATAGAATTTTTTTGCGCGCGGCATGTCTGCAACTGATAGCTCAAACCAGTTAAGACTGTTTTCTTTTGAAGTCATGTGTATTATTTTATCTGATAAAAATTAGCTGATTGCCGTTGACGATTTGCTTTTGGAAAATCCAGGTTGAATGTAAACGTTATGTCTGAATGCAATTTTTGTTATTCATGCTTTAGTATTTTGCCTGACACAACCTCTTTCCCCGCTGAAACACTGTATGCATAGATTCCATCCTGCAACCCTGAAAGATGAATGATCGTTGTTCCATCAGGTATCAATCGGTCAGCAGATTTTTCTCCCCATAAAGTATACAACTTAAATATGCCACCGGAAGGTAAACCAGTAAGACGTATCAGGATATCGTTGGTTGTTTGTTGCATTACACTGATGTTTGAATGCTCTTCAAAAGAAAATGCTGTGGTTGCCAGGAGTGATTTCTCAACAGCAGCGAGTGCATCAATAATTCCAAATCCAAAAGTATTATTTGGAATCGAAGTAGACTGATCACTCCCACATCCGTCAAATGTTGTGGCGGGTTGTGCCGTTTCCTGTAATATATTTTCTATTTCATCCACTTCACCTGCAAGTGCAGGATTCGCCGAAATCATCAACGCAACCGTGCCAGCTACATGAGGACCTGCCATACTTGTTCCGCTGAAAAATGCATACTGATTTCCGGGAATACACGACAGCACATCCACACCGGGTGCAGCCACGTTGGGTTTTGTTAGAAAAATATTATTAACCTGAGTATTGCCTCTGCTGCTGAATGGTGCAGCATTAAATAAGAAATCAACAGCACCGATTGTGAAACTGCTTTCAAATACTGCAGGTGGAAACATAATAGTGTTGCAATACGGACCATCATTTCCTGCGGATGCAACCACTACAATTCCGGAAGCTTTCACATTGTTCACGACATCTTCCATCAAAGAAAAATTAGTCGGGTCGCAACCTTCTTCTACTGAACAATACCATGAATTATTAATTACATGCGGAGCTTTGGTGGGGTCAGGATTTTCATTCGCAAGATCCGTGGGAGCAACAAACCATTCAAAACTTTCCAGATAGCCGGACAAGTTGCCCCATCCGCGTTCCATGTTGCGCTCACCAATCCACTTTGCTTTTGGCGCGACACCAATTTTTAAATCACCATCTTCACCCACCATCGTGCCCATAGTATGCGTACCATGACCATAATCATCACAGGGTGCAGATAGATCAATACCACAGGGATTGCTGCCGTAATTATTTACATTAACTGCATGAATAGCATCGTGCCAGTTATAATTGTGATCAACTGAAGTGCCGTTCCAACCGCGGTATTGATTTTTGATGGCGGGATGCTCCCAATCATAACCGGTATCCTCTCCACCAACTACGGCCCCTTCGCCCTTGTAGCCAAGCGCCCAGACAGCAGGAGCGTGAATGCTGTCAATTCCCCATGGAATAATGACATCGCGTGTATCATTTGCATTTGCTGCAACCGGCTTTCCTGCCGACATAGATGAATTGGCGAGTATTTTTTGAACATCGGTTCGTGTTGCAAGCTTTAATGCCAGTTCAGCATCGCCTTTTACAAGTATTGCATTTACAATCCAGTAAGAGTGGTAATCAACCTGATTAAGGTCCAGTTGTTTTCGCAATTCATTTTGAGAACTACCTGCAAAAGAGGAGAGTTTTTCATAGATGAATTTTGCCTTGGCTTCTTTGCCATGAATATCTTTGACAGCACTAACGTCGGCCTGTTGATCCATGACGACTATAAATTGAAAATGTTCGTCAGTCAGCAATTGCGGCGCGAGTGATGTACTGATTTTAGCTGCAGGACTGACCATTGTTTGGGCATGCAACGGATAATAAAGGCAAATGCCACTGATCAGTAGAAAATTTAATAATTGATTTTTTATCATGCGCACAAAAGTAACAAAGAGTGGTTAAGCAGAAAAAAATAAACGGACCAGAATCAGATAAAGTCAATGAATGTTATTGTTGAATAAAATAATTGCGCTGGAGTATTCAGATTTCGGATAGTCAACTCTGAGTTCATGTTTTGCGTTCCGGTGATTTTAGATTGATAAAGAATAATACACAATAGTTTAAAAGCATTGTTTTAGGAAAACGGTTGTCATTTCCGACCTATTTGTTGATAAAGGACTTTTGACTGCTTTCTGTTTTTTTGCTGCGATTGTGGTAATGAATAAAATGTTTAGATTTACTCGGCAAAATGGAGCATCTGTTTCCGGAATTGTTGCATTGAAATTTTAAACCTGCCTATGCTGAAAAAAATTACACTTCTATTAGCACCGGTTTTCATTTTGCTGTTAAATAATGGTTTGGCACAGCAAACGATTCCACTGTATTTCGAAGATTTCAATAGCGGTGCTGCTGCATTTACTTTAAACAGTGCGTCCGGATTGGGAAGCAACTCTGGTTCTAATCAATGGATCATCAACAATTCCTTCAACGGGAACGGACTTTATCCGGATACGCCTGATGAAACGCAAACTGTCAGCGGGACGATTACGGGTGCACCTTTCAGTAACTATTTGCATATCAATGATGCTAACAATATAGCCACTGCTGCAAATGGTAATTATGATCCGGCAACTGCATCGGATCGCATGGCAGTAATGAGCACCAGCTTTTGTACGCTTAGTTTAACGGATGTAACCTTTACCTTTTTTTATTTGTGTGAAGGAAATGCCAATGACTATGGGCAGCTTTACTATAGTTTGGATGGAGGATCATCGTGGATACAAACCGGACAGCCACAATACAACAACACCTCGCTTTGGAAATATGAAGTGGTAACTGATCCGGCTTTTAATAACCAGGTTGATATCCGGTTTGCTTTCAGATGGGTGAATAATTCCGGTGCTGTTCAATCCGTATCTTTTTGTGTAGATGATATTAAAGCGGTAGGAACTTACGATGACGTTAATAATCCTGTCACCATTAACATCACCAGCGTAAGTCCGAATCCGGTTTGTCAGGGAGGTGTACTCATTATCTTTTTTGAATTGTCAGAACCAATGTGCGATGGCACCTATGAAGTGGAGATGTCTAATGCTACCGGAAACTTTTCCAGTGCGTCCGTGCTTGGCGTATTTAATGTTTTTGCTGGCCAAACCAGTGGAGGTGTTGGCGTTTATATTCCGTCTACTGCTCCACCGGGCGGTTGTTATGAAGTGCGAATCAATCGTGTTTCACCGCCTCCGGAAATTACGGGTACTGCAAGCATCTGCTTCGAGATACAAGACTGTCCGAATGTGATTACAACATTGCAGCCAGCCGTAACATATGGACCTGATACCCTTTGTACACACAGTGTGATTGATGTGCCATTTTATTCGACAGGTGTATTTAATGCAAGTAATAATTACATCGCTGAATTATCTGATGCCAGTGGAAGTTTTGCCGCACCACAGTTATTGGGTTCTTCGCCTGATCCCAATACTTATGATCCGGCATTGGGTTCTCCTCCCGGAAGCGTTTCAGGCTTGGTTCCTCCCACAGCGCCCGGTTGCAATTATTACGTTCGTGTACGATCAACTAATCCTGTTGCAGTAGGTTCTATTTGGGGACCCTTCTGTATTCATAACTGCGACGTTACTACGAATAATATGGAGGATATTTCGGTTTGCATCACCGACAATGTTGGAGTTGATACTGTGTTGAACATTGATATTAACACATGGCTGCCGGGAGCCGTTTACGGACCAACCAATCAATTCCAGGTACAAATTCTCAGTTCATCTACCTATGCAATATTGAACACTGCAACATTGGGTTCTGTAAATGCAACATCAAGCACTACACTTACCCTTTCTATTCCGGGTTTACTTAGTTTGGTTCCTATACTTGGCCCTCCGGGATACGGATTATACTACATGAGAATTGTAGCTACAGATGTTATTCCCAGCAGTCAGAATTATGGTTCATTAGTCCATCTGCAGATTGGTTACGAGGATACCATTCCTCCTATACTTACTGCGGATGATACATTGATCTGTGCCGGTGATTATCTCACATTGCTTTTTTCACCCTATCATTTTGGATCGCAGTACGAGTGGCATTCTCCCAATTTAAATAATGGTACGCCATTTTTCTGGCCAGGCGCGGGAATCATAATCGGCTTCCCAAATAATTTTCCGCCGGGAACCTATTGGTTTACTGTTCGTGAGTACAATAATGGGTGTTATGGTCCTTGGGCGGACACTGTTTATGTCACATTAATTACAACTCCTGCAACGGGCATAGTCGGACCTCCAAGTGTTTGTGAAGGCGATACAATTAATTATCACGTTACATTTTATTCTGGAACTTATTATGACTGGGCAACTACGTGGGGAGAAATTATTGATACATCCAACAGCGAGATTACCGTCGTTTTTGATTCTTCAGGTGTAGTAAAAGTTTCTGTGTTTGCATTGAATGAATGTGGAGAGTCGAATGGAACCAAGACGATAACTGTTCATCCGTTGCCTGAAATAACAGCGCCTCCTGATACCTCTGTTTGCCCGGGTGCTTTGGTATTTTTAAATGCAACCAGTTCTGTCACCAACGTAAACTGGTCGATAAGTGGTGGAAGCGGAAGCACTACTAATCCGACTACTGTAATTGCGGCGGACACCAATGCTGTCTATGTCGTTACAGCCATCACTAGTTTTAACTGTGATAAAACGGATACAACTTTGGTGAATGTTTTTCCACCTGTATTGGCTGATGCTATCGGTATTGATATCACTTGCAATACTGCGGATGATGGTTTTGCATTTGCTATAGCCGATAGTGGGCTTTCACCTTATTCATACCAATGGAATTCAACTCCTGTTCAAACCACAGATACTGCAACCGGTCTTCCACCGGGTACTTATACCGTGATCATTACTGATGCAAACGGTTGTGTTGACAGTACTTTTGTAACTATTAATGAACCTCCTGCCATTGCTGTGGAAATGAGTTCGACTCCTGAAACATTTTACCAGGCGCATGACGGCACTGCAACAGCAACTCCATATGGAGGAACAGAGCCTTACAGTTATGCGTGGAGCGATGATGCCATGCAGGATTCATCAACTGCCATAGCGCTTAGTTCGGGTTGGTATGTAGTAGAAATTACTGACTCCAACGGATGCAAAACAATAGACTCCGTGTTTGTAGATTCTGCACCCAACACATTGGGCATTCCGAATGCTTTTACTCCGAATGGCGACGGACTTAATGATCAGTTCCTGGTGTATAACACGAACATCGTCACCTTTAGTTGTAAAGTATTTAACCGATGGGGACAAATGTTGTTTTTCACAAATGATGTTACTGAAGGCTGGAAAGGGGACTATAAAGGAGTACCTGAAGAGATGGGTACTTATGTTTACCTGATCAGCGCCACCTACCTCGACGGAAATTCTGAAACAAGAAAGGGAAATGTAACGCTGATTCGATGAGCATGTAAAAGGATTCGCATCTTTAATTGTATCTCAACTGATGCCTTCAATTATAAACCGAAAGTGAATTCAATTAAATTAAAAGGACGCCTCTTATAAGGCGTCCTTTTAATTTTAATTGATTTATAATGTTATTGCTTCATCACTTTTGCAAACCGCACTTCCTCTTTCATTGTAAGTTTTAACACATACATTCCCGGAGCAATTCCTGATAAGGAATTTTCAATAAGCGGATCATTGCCTGAAACAAATTGTTTCCACTGTTTCACCAATGCACCTGACGAAGTGTACAAATCAAATTGTAGTTGCTGCGATTCGGGAAGATCAACATATACATGCAATTGATCGCTTACAGGATTTGGATACACGATCACTTCTGTTTGTAATGGATCAATCTGTGGTGCACTGCTGACGAGAGAACTGTCGAGAATAATATTTTCATCTCCGGGTTCATATGGAAGCCATGTGAAAAAGGCAAGCATCATTTCATCTGTTGTATGTTCTCCTGCTTCTACATCCTGCGGTGGGTTGCTCGGATTATCCGGATTATTTACAGTATTGTCGTAACTGGCTTCTGCCTGCAAAATGGAATTATTGGTAATGTGCACCGGCTTTTGATAGTTGTAAAATCCCTGCCAGTGAAAACTCCAGTTGGGAATATTGATAAATCTTGTGGTGTCTGCATTTGCATCGAGCGCCCATACTTTAAATGATTTCCCGATCTTATGCATGTGCGGGAAAATAGAGACCACTGAAATGTCGCCATACTCCCAATTAAATGATTCATGAAATGTGTTGACGGTATTAGCAGGAATGAATAAAGGGCCATCATCGAGGTAATCGAAATGATTCAAAATCGCATCGACATGCACTTCACGAATGACAGGTTGTATAGGCGTGAACTTTAAATTCACGGTAGTAAGATCAGTAAGGCCCTGACTTCCTGGCGCATAATGTAATTCAATTCCGAAATCAGCGCCTGCGGGAATCAAAATTCCCATGTTGGATGGAAGTGTGAAGATGCCGCTTCCGGGAGCCCAGGCACCAATTATGTAGGATGCATTATTGATCGGTCCTACACCATAACTTTCATAACCGGGTTCAGGATCATCCTGGTCCTGGTTCCAGGAAAAATTAGTTGGATCATAAAAAATGACGATGTGGTGCACAATGGAACCATTTCCCGGCAGGTATTCAACCTGATTCAGATAAACGTCTTCCGTGAAATTAGAATGAATCACAAAAGTGCGGTACGCATCTTCATTTACCGGAACAGTGTAAGAAGGTGTTTGCAATCCGAGATCAATCGAAGGTAATTGCGAACCGGTTTGAAATACTGGTGGAGGAGGAGCAGTGGCCAGATCACCTGATGGTACACCGTTAGCCACCCAACTGCTGATGGTATTGATATCCGTTTCAGAAAGAAATCTTTCGTCTTTAAAATGGGTGTAGCTCGGATCAGCTTTCCACGGTGGCATCAATTTCGATTCCACCTGAGCCTGTATGCCAAAGCCGTTGGTAACTGCATCATCATAGCTCATCAATGTAAATGGACCAATGCCACCTTCGCGGTGACAAGTGCTGCAGTTATTGTAGATGATAGAGGCGACATCATCAGACCAGGTAGGCGTTTGTGCATTACTGTTGAAAGTGACAACAGGCAAAAGGATAATGAATAGAAAACATTTCTTCATGTTGTGTAGATTTTGAGTGTAGCGGAAAGGGTGATGAAAGGTTACAATTGAAGACCGGCAATAAGTATTTGGAAATACAACGGAAACTCCCCGAAAGGTTACAGGATAACTAAGAATTTATTTTTGTGAAGAATGCAGATGGAATGTTGATGCCTTAGAAATAGGAGAGACTGAATCAGCTATTTCATGATGGATAGCTTCAGAAAATGTTTTGACTTCCCGCTTTCTACGGAAAGAATATATAATCCGGCGCTAAGATAGGAGCAATCGATACTGATGTCTTTTTCCCGTGAATTAAAAAAGTGCTTCGGGTAAACAAGCAATCCATTAAGGTCATAGATACCAATAGCGAAAGGAATATTTGATTTCTGCAGGATGCTGAATTGTCCCGATGTTGGATTTGGGTAAACTGTCAACTCATCTGTATTTGGAACACTTTCTATTCCTATACAGAAATAAACCATTATTGTATCCTCCGCGTAACCTGTGCAACCTGTTGAATCCTGATAAGAATACGTAACAACAGTCGTTCCGCCATTTGCATCATAAGGATAAAAAATATTGGAGGCAACACCATCTCCTGAATATGTTCCACCTTCAGGAATTCCGCCGGTTAGTAAGAAAGGCGGATGATATATGCAAATGGTATCCAATGGCATATCGTATGTTACTTCAATACCAGGAATAATTTCAAAAGTATCTGTAATGTATTGAGCACATCCAAACGTATCAGCAGGTAAAATATATTTGATTACATGAGTGCCCACTGCTAAATCGGAAATTGCAACTTCATTTGAATAGTTAAAGTAAGAATCAACATAATAAATACCACCCGGAGGAGTGGCTGCCGGTAAAGGTTGATTGGGTTCTGACTGGCAATAGTCGGAGAATGGTTCGATGGTCATATTGATAAGTGGTACAGAATGCAGAAAAAAATTCAGGGTGTCATTTTTTGTGCATAACGAAGCATGAATGATGCAGGAATACAATCCGGTATCAAGCGCGTAGTAGTAACTTGAATTTGCTCCGGTAATTTCAGTTCCGTTAAAAAGCCACTGATATGCATAACTGCCACTATAACCATC includes these proteins:
- a CDS encoding HIT family protein, with product MASIFTRIINHEIPAFIVAENDEYIAFLDVFPLVIGHVLVVPKKETDYIFDIDDDQLSGLMLFAKKVAVAVQKSVPCKRIGVAVIGLEVPHAHIHLVPLQHIDDLNFSKPKLKIAADKLEETATIIRSNVAI
- a CDS encoding PorV/PorQ family protein, yielding MIKSLKFVLILLLVSFGAFAGNKDRQGEAGASELLINPWARSSGWDGLNTACIHGIEAINMNVAGLAFTRKTELVFAHTNWLGGTGISFNALGFAQTLGKGGGVLGLSIMTIDFGDIPITTTASPEGGLGTFSPQFFNGALAYSKVFSNSIYGGFAVRVISESLADVNAIGVAFDAGIQYVTGPEADPTKVKFGIALRNVGAPMRYGGDGLSFRGQSPEGDYEMTVEQRAQGYELPSLLNIGGSYDFKFGDSGKPNHRLTVAANFTSHSFTQDQFGGGLEYAFKEMIMVRGGYNYQGGLTDPDNRVTALTGFAGGVTFEVPLKQNGATLGIDYSYRTSSPFDGTHSIGIRMNL
- a CDS encoding S8 family serine peptidase, translated to MIKNQLLNFLLISGICLYYPLHAQTMVSPAAKISTSLAPQLLTDEHFQFIVVMDQQADVSAVKDIHGKEAKAKFIYEKLSSFAGSSQNELRKQLDLNQVDYHSYWIVNAILVKGDAELALKLATRTDVQKILANSSMSAGKPVAANANDTRDVIIPWGIDSIHAPAVWALGYKGEGAVVGGEDTGYDWEHPAIKNQYRGWNGTSVDHNYNWHDAIHAVNVNNYGSNPCGIDLSAPCDDYGHGTHTMGTMVGEDGDLKIGVAPKAKWIGERNMERGWGNLSGYLESFEWFVAPTDLANENPDPTKAPHVINNSWYCSVEEGCDPTNFSLMEDVVNNVKASGIVVVASAGNDGPYCNTIMFPPAVFESSFTIGAVDFLFNAAPFSSRGNTQVNNIFLTKPNVAAPGVDVLSCIPGNQYAFFSGTSMAGPHVAGTVALMISANPALAGEVDEIENILQETAQPATTFDGCGSDQSTSIPNNTFGFGIIDALAAVEKSLLATTAFSFEEHSNISVMQQTTNDILIRLTGLPSGGIFKLYTLWGEKSADRLIPDGTTIIHLSGLQDGIYAYSVSAGKEVVSGKILKHE
- a CDS encoding T9SS type A sorting domain-containing protein; protein product: MKKCFLFIILLPVVTFNSNAQTPTWSDDVASIIYNNCSTCHREGGIGPFTLMSYDDAVTNGFGIQAQVESKLMPPWKADPSYTHFKDERFLSETDINTISSWVANGVPSGDLATAPPPPVFQTGSQLPSIDLGLQTPSYTVPVNEDAYRTFVIHSNFTEDVYLNQVEYLPGNGSIVHHIVIFYDPTNFSWNQDQDDPEPGYESYGVGPINNASYIIGAWAPGSGIFTLPSNMGILIPAGADFGIELHYAPGSQGLTDLTTVNLKFTPIQPVIREVHVDAILNHFDYLDDGPLFIPANTVNTFHESFNWEYGDISVVSIFPHMHKIGKSFKVWALDANADTTRFINIPNWSFHWQGFYNYQKPVHITNNSILQAEASYDNTVNNPDNPSNPPQDVEAGEHTTDEMMLAFFTWLPYEPGDENIILDSSLVSSAPQIDPLQTEVIVYPNPVSDQLHVYVDLPESQQLQFDLYTSSGALVKQWKQFVSGNDPLIENSLSGIAPGMYVLKLTMKEEVRFAKVMKQ
- the greA gene encoding transcription elongation factor GreA translates to MAETTYLTAEGLEKLKKELIHMRTKGRAEIAKQIQEAREKGDLSENAEYDAAKDAQGMLEMKISKLEEALSNARIMDTSKLDTSKVMVLSKVKVKNLQTKQISLYMLVSEKEADFKTGKISVSSPIGKGFLGKSVGEVTEIEVPSGKLKFQIMEISL
- a CDS encoding gliding motility-associated C-terminal domain-containing protein; the protein is MLKKITLLLAPVFILLLNNGLAQQTIPLYFEDFNSGAAAFTLNSASGLGSNSGSNQWIINNSFNGNGLYPDTPDETQTVSGTITGAPFSNYLHINDANNIATAANGNYDPATASDRMAVMSTSFCTLSLTDVTFTFFYLCEGNANDYGQLYYSLDGGSSWIQTGQPQYNNTSLWKYEVVTDPAFNNQVDIRFAFRWVNNSGAVQSVSFCVDDIKAVGTYDDVNNPVTINITSVSPNPVCQGGVLIIFFELSEPMCDGTYEVEMSNATGNFSSASVLGVFNVFAGQTSGGVGVYIPSTAPPGGCYEVRINRVSPPPEITGTASICFEIQDCPNVITTLQPAVTYGPDTLCTHSVIDVPFYSTGVFNASNNYIAELSDASGSFAAPQLLGSSPDPNTYDPALGSPPGSVSGLVPPTAPGCNYYVRVRSTNPVAVGSIWGPFCIHNCDVTTNNMEDISVCITDNVGVDTVLNIDINTWLPGAVYGPTNQFQVQILSSSTYAILNTATLGSVNATSSTTLTLSIPGLLSLVPILGPPGYGLYYMRIVATDVIPSSQNYGSLVHLQIGYEDTIPPILTADDTLICAGDYLTLLFSPYHFGSQYEWHSPNLNNGTPFFWPGAGIIIGFPNNFPPGTYWFTVREYNNGCYGPWADTVYVTLITTPATGIVGPPSVCEGDTINYHVTFYSGTYYDWATTWGEIIDTSNSEITVVFDSSGVVKVSVFALNECGESNGTKTITVHPLPEITAPPDTSVCPGALVFLNATSSVTNVNWSISGGSGSTTNPTTVIAADTNAVYVVTAITSFNCDKTDTTLVNVFPPVLADAIGIDITCNTADDGFAFAIADSGLSPYSYQWNSTPVQTTDTATGLPPGTYTVIITDANGCVDSTFVTINEPPAIAVEMSSTPETFYQAHDGTATATPYGGTEPYSYAWSDDAMQDSSTAIALSSGWYVVEITDSNGCKTIDSVFVDSAPNTLGIPNAFTPNGDGLNDQFLVYNTNIVTFSCKVFNRWGQMLFFTNDVTEGWKGDYKGVPEEMGTYVYLISATYLDGNSETRKGNVTLIR
- a CDS encoding VOC family protein; this translates as MTSKENSLNWFELSVADMPRAKKFYETIFGIEMQTDNMMGMEMCSFPNEPGNGKASGALVKSDMHTPSGDGAKIYLNGNPDLADALSKVEAAGGKVVMPKTQISPEIGYMAFFADSEGNVVALHSQQ